In a genomic window of Amphiprion ocellaris isolate individual 3 ecotype Okinawa chromosome 13, ASM2253959v1, whole genome shotgun sequence:
- the igbp1 gene encoding immunoglobulin-binding protein 1 — translation MAERKNSNDAGEQTHPDAEPPKLSDLLDRGWKIFEEVDSTNEPLGSNSIQVRVKRGVDVLEEASRMVAQLDLFSRNEELEEIATADLKYLLLPALLGALIMKQTSRDKRLEIVQTARDYFMDFLRRCREYNISQFKLPNPTNANTSPDNASENGNSEAKSVPCSSDLVSMGAQRQAKIERYRQKKLLEARLSDMRRAVDSGQADDEVSRDFYLLNVQRWITVCLEEIESIDQEVEILGKMDVLRQCPVKQPTRPSHHPIKPFILTKDAVQAQVFGAGYPSLPTMTVDDWYEQHRKHGALPDQGIPRKVAAKEDTDVQEMEEEEKEKKAENDDEESLLKARNWDDWKDTHRKGYGNRQNMG, via the exons atggCGGAACGTAAAAACAGCAACGATGCTGGAGAGCAAACGCATCCAGACGCAGAACCACCTAAATTGTCAGACTTGCTGGACCGTGGCTGGAAGATATTTGAGGAGGTGGACAGTACAAATGAACCCCTTGGCTCAAACAGTATTCAGGTCAGAGTTAAACGCGGTGTTGATGTTTTAGAAGAAGCGTCCAGAATGGTCGCTCAGCTCGACCTCTTCAGCCGCAATGAAGAGCTGGAGGAGATAGCCACGGCAGACCTGAAGTATCTGCTGCTGCCCGCCCTGTTAGGAGCTCTGATTATGAAGCAGACCAGCCGGGACAAACGACTGGAGATAGTGCAAACAGCCCGGGATTACTTCATGGATTTCTTGAGGAGATGTAGAGAGTATAACATATCACAGTTTAAACTGCCAAACCCGACGAATGCAAATACTAGTCCTGACAATGCATCAGAAAATGGAAACTCCGAAGCCAAG TCTGTCCCCTGCTCATCAGACCTGGTTAGCATGGGAGCACAACGACAAGCGAAGATTGAACGGTATCGCCAGAAAAAGCTGCTGGAGGCCAGGTTGTCAGACATGCGTAGAGCTGTGGACAGCGGGCAGGCTGATGATGAAGTGAGCAGAGATTTTTACCTTCTGAATGTCCAGAGATGGATCACCGTGTGCTTGGAGGAAATAGAGAGCATTGATCAGGAGGTGGAGATTCTCGGAAAGATGGATGTTCTGAGGCAGTGTCCTGTGAAGCAGCCAACTCGGCCTTCCCATCATCCCATCAAACCTTTCATCCTTACCAAGGATGCTGTACAG GCTCAGGTATTCGGGGCTGGTTATCCTAGCCTACCCACCATGACAGTAGATGACTGGTATgagcagcacagaaaacatggagcCCTGCCTGACCAGGGTATACCTAGGAAGGTAGCTGCGAAGGAGGACACTGATGTACAGGagatggaagaagaagaaaaggagaaaaaggcTGAAAATGATGATGAGGAGTCTCTGCTGAAAGCCAGAAACTGGGATGACTGGAAAGACACTCACCGCAAAGGTTATGGAAACCGCCAGAACATGGGCTAA